Proteins co-encoded in one Candidatus Binataceae bacterium genomic window:
- a CDS encoding VOC family protein has product MFNILKIFHLTHVVADLRTVDQWYDDIFSPTRYLHGPVKIAGRNASLIAIGDLIVEPMEPLRDPNLPNQSVRRFLDRHGDHLHAIAFYVDDVPAISLHFEKHGIRMWDITGTPVKPPNEQFAIWTHPNQTHGQLEFAIVEPFTIDPRLQPAWSNDFWRERHPLGIERVSHITAVVKDIGLAKRFYCDVLNSKPVSETETRHKRSAFLSVGEDTIVELAQPLSSDCAEAKDLERHGDGFFGVTFKTRNLTKAAEFLRSKQMKPETTAPNVIELGQETAFGMAVSFTGQPLINDPRL; this is encoded by the coding sequence ATGTTCAATATACTTAAAATCTTCCATCTTACCCACGTAGTGGCCGACCTTCGCACTGTGGACCAATGGTATGATGATATTTTCTCTCCTACGCGTTATCTGCACGGGCCGGTAAAAATAGCAGGCCGCAACGCTTCTTTAATTGCTATAGGCGATCTGATCGTCGAACCAATGGAGCCTTTGCGGGATCCGAATTTGCCTAATCAGTCCGTCAGGCGGTTTTTGGATCGACACGGCGACCACCTACATGCGATAGCATTTTATGTCGATGACGTCCCTGCTATCTCGCTTCATTTTGAGAAACACGGGATAAGGATGTGGGACATCACCGGTACTCCTGTTAAGCCGCCGAACGAGCAGTTTGCGATTTGGACTCACCCGAACCAGACGCACGGCCAACTTGAGTTCGCCATCGTCGAACCCTTCACCATAGACCCAAGACTTCAGCCAGCGTGGTCTAACGATTTCTGGCGCGAGCGTCACCCGCTGGGCATCGAGCGCGTCTCTCACATCACAGCGGTCGTCAAGGATATCGGTTTGGCAAAGAGATTTTACTGCGATGTGCTGAATTCGAAGCCTGTTTCAGAGACTGAGACCAGACATAAGCGCAGCGCATTTCTATCGGTGGGCGAAGACACCATTGTTGAGCTCGCACAGCCGCTCTCGTCGGATTGCGCGGAAGCCAAGGATCTCGAGAGACACGGTGACGGTTTTTTTGGCGTGACGTTCAAAACTCGTAATCTCACGAAGGCGGCGGAGTTCCTGAGATCGAAGCAAATGAAACCTGAAACTACTGCACCGAACGTTATAGAGCTCGGGCAGGAAACGGCTTTCGGAATGGCGGTGAGCTTTACCGGCCAACCCCTTATCAATGATCCGCGGCTCTAG